Genomic segment of Bacteroides stercoris ATCC 43183:
TTAGGGGTGGCCTCTTATGGTCGGTTGGCCGAAATGCTCGGTAAGAAGGATGTTGCCGAAAGCTATACAGCGAAGGCCCGTCAGATGGCGGCTGAGTGGGAGCGTATGGCCAACGACGGTGACCATTATCGTCTGACCTTTGACAAGCCGGGTACCTGGAGCCAGAAGTACAACCTTGTCTGGGATAAATTGCTCGGAATGAACATATTTGACACAAAAATTGTAGAAATGGAGATACCTTATTATCTGACGAAGCAGAATATTTATGGTTTGCCTCTAGACAGTCGTGAGACTTATACCAAGACCGACTGGATCATGTGGACTGCGACAATGGCTCCTGACCTAGCCACTTTCCGTGAATTCATCGTCCCCCTGCATAAATTCATGAACGAAACGATAGACCGCGTGCCTATGTCTGACTGGGTGTTTACCGACAAGCCCAACTGGCGTGGCTTCAAGGCCCGCTCGGTAGTAGGCGGATATTACATGAAAATGCTTGAAGGCAAGCTGATTGGAAATAAATAATGACAAAATCTATTAAACGAATGAAAAGACTTTTTGCATGGGGAACCGCCCTCCTTCTTGTAGGCGGTATGCAGGCGGCCTTACTGCCGGTTGGCGAGCCGATTACTCCTGTTGATTACGTCAGCACCTTGGTTGGCACACAATCCAAGCATGCCCTTTCTACGGGCAACACTTATCCTGCTGTGGCAATGCCTTGGGGTATGAATTTCTGGACACCACAGACCGGTACTATGGGGGATGGATGGGCTTATACTTATGATGCCGACAAGATTCGCGGATTCAAGCAGACACACCAGCCCAGTCCGTGGATTAACGATTACGGACAGTTTGCCATTATGCCTATCACCGGAAAGGTGGCTTTTGACCAGGATGAGCGTGCCAGTTGGTTTTCTCATAAAGCCGAGACCGCCACTCCTTATTATTATAAAGTTTATCTTGCCGATCATGATGTGACGGCGGAGTTTGCTCCTACCGAGCGTGCCGCTGCCTTCCGTTTCACTTTCCCTGAAACGGAGGAAGCCTATGTGGTGATCGATGCCATGGACAATGGCTCTTTTGTGAAAATCATTCCGGCTGAAAAGAAAATCATAGGCTACACCACCAAGAACAGTGGTGGTGTGCCAAGCAATTTCAAGAACTACTTTGTATTGCAGTTCGATAAGCCTTTTACTTATACTGCTGCCGTGAAGGACGGAAAGATTGACTCCCGTACTACCGAGATAGGTGCCAATCATGCTGGTGGCATCATCGGTTTTCATACCCTCCGTGGCGAGCAGGTGAATGTACGTGTGGCTTCCTCATTCATCAGTCACGAGCAGGCCGAGTTGAACTTGAAGGAACTGGGTGACCGGACGCTTGAAGAGGTGGCGAAAGCCGGGCGTGACGAATGGAATCGGGTACTGGGCCGCATTGAAGTGCAGGATACCGACCTCGACCGTCTGCGTACTTTCTACTCTTGTTTCTACCGTTCGGTGCTTTTCCCACGCAGTTTCTACGAGATAGATGCGCAAGGTCAGGTAATGCACTACAGCCCCTATAATGGTGAGGTGCTGCCCGGCTATATGTTTACCGACACCGGCTTTTGGGATACTTTCCGTTGTCTTTTCCCTTTCCTTAACCTGATGTATCCATCCATGAATGTCAAGATGCAGGAAGGGTTGGCCAATACTTACAAGGAGAGCGGTTTCCTGCCCGAATGGGCCAGTCCGGGACACCGTGGTTGCATGGTGGGTAACAATTCTGCCTCTGTGGTGGCAGATGCTTGGCTGAAGGGGCTGCGCGGTTACGACATCGAGACATTATGGGAAGCTGTGAAGAACGGTACGGAGAAAGTGCATCCCGAGGTTTCCTCTACCGGACGTTTGGGACATGAGTATTACAACAAGCTGGGTTATGTGCCTTATAATGTGGGGATCAACGAGAATGCAGCCCGTACGCTGGAGTATGCCTATGACGATTGGTGCATCTACCAGCTGGGACTTTCGCTCGGCAAGTCGAAGAAAGAACTGGCTCCTTTTGCCAAACGTGCGCTGAACTACCGGAATCTTTTCGACCCTGTTCATAAGTTGATGCGCGGCAAGAATGAAGACGGTACATTCCAATCGCCGTTCAATCCCTTGAAGTGGGGTGACGCCTTCACCGAAGGAAACAGTTGGCATTATTCATGGTCGGTTTTCCACGATCCGCAAGGACTCATTGACCTGATGGGTGGCAAGGACTCCTTCAACCAGATAATGGATTCCGTGTTTGTGTTGCCGCCTGTATTTGACGAAAGTTATTATGGCAGTGTCATCCACGAAATTCGAGAGATGCAGATCATGAATATGGGTAACTACGCTCACGGCAACCAGCCTATACAGCACATGATTTACCTCTATAATTATTCCTCCCAGCCGTGGAAGGCGCAGTACTGGCTGCGTGAGGTTATGGAGCGTATGTACAATGCCAATCCTGACGGCTATTGCGGTGATGAGGACAACGGACAGACATCTGCTTGGTACGTGTTTTCAGCTTTGGGATTCTATCCCGTCTGTCCGGGTACAGACCAGTATGTGCTGGGTGCTCCTCTTTTCCGTTCTGTGCGTCTGCATTTGGAAAATGGTAAGACTGTGACGATTGAAGCTCCTGAAAATAGTCGTACCAACCGCTACGTGCAGAAACTCACTGTGGACGGCGTTGATTATACACGCAACTATCTGACACACGAGCAATTGACGAACGGCTCCTCACTGCGCTTCACTATGGACAATGTGCCCAACAAACAGCGTGGGACAGGAGAGGAAGATGCTCCTTACTCCTTCTCGAAAACGCTTAAAAAGAAGAAGTGACCTCAAAGCCAAAACCATAGCAATTAATGATGAGGGTGTGCCGAATGTCTGACGGAGTGATAGCTGAAAAACGTTTTGACACACCCTCTCTTTTTTACGATAAATCACTGTTTGAAACCCCTATTTACCATGAAACTTAAGAAACTTACTATTTACTGCTTGGCATTGTTTTGTTCCTCTTCTTCTGTTTATGCGCAATCCGGTGAAGAAGTTCAAAAGAAACGTAGCGGCAATCCGATTTTTCCCGGTTGGTATGCCGACCCTGAGGGGGTAGTTCTGGACGGGAAGTTCTGGATTTATCCTACATATTCCGCTCCTTATGATGAACAGACTTTTATGGATGCCTATTCTTCGTCCGACTTGGTGCATTGGACCAAACATCCACGCGTGCTTTCAAAGGAAAATATCCCATGGTTGCGCCGTGCTTTGTGGGCGCCGGCTGTCATCGAGGCCAATGACCGCTATTATCTTTTTTTCGGAGGGAACGATATACAGAACAACTCTGAGATTGGCGGTATCGGTGTGGCTGTGGCAGACAATCCGGCAGGTCCTTTCAAAGATGTGCTGGGCAAGCCCCTGATTGATAAAATTGTGAATGGCGCACAGCCCATTGACCAGTTTGTGTTCCGTGATGACGATGGCACTTACTATATGTACTATGGTGGATGGGGGCATTGCAACATCGTGAAACTGTCTCCCGATTTACTTAGTGTCGTTCCTTTTGATGATGGCACAGTCTATAAAGAAGTTACTCCTCAGGACTATGTGGAAGGTCCTTTCATGTTGAAACGTAACGGAAAGTATTACTTCATGTGGTCGGAAGGCGGTTGGGGAAGTCCCGATTACCGTGTGGCCTATGCCATTGCCGACTCTCCTTTTGGGCCGTTCCATCGCGAGGGAATCATTCTTCAGCAGGATGTCGATGTGGCTACCGGTGCCGGACATCATTCAGTGGTGCGTGGAAAAGGTAAGGATGAATGGTACATCATTTACCACCGTCGCCCGTTGGGAGAAACGGCAGCAAATAGCCGTGCCACCTGCATTGACCGGATGTACTTTGACAAAAAAGGAAAGATAAAACCGGTGCGCATGACTTTCGAGGGAGTGAAAGCTACCAAAACTCCACTTGACTAATAGCAATTTTCAATTCAAATTTATATAGAAGAAATATGAGTATTAATTCCAAAAAGATTTGTTTCAGTCTTGTTCTGGCTGCGGCTGCCGGGATGGTTCAGGCTGTCAATAGTAGCTGCCTTCTTGCCGATGCGGGCTTTGTGGCCGTGCAGGATAATACGGCATCTGCCGGTAACTATACCTCTAACCGTCCTAAAGAGAAACAACGACTTTTCCGTTCCACTGCCGTGGAGAAAGAGATTGTCCGTGTACAGAAACTTTTGAAGAACCGCAAGCTTTCCTGGATGTTTGCCAACTGTTTTCCAAATACGCTGGATACTACTGTGCACTTCCGCAAAGGTAGCGATGGAAAGCCTGATACTTTTGTGTATACGGGTGACATCCATGCTATGTGGTTGCGTGACTCAGGAGCGCAAGTATGGCCATATGTGCAGCTTGCCAACAACGACCCGAAACTGAAAGAGATGTTGGCCGGTGTTATTCTACGCCAGTTCAAATGTATCAATATCGACCCATATGCGAATGCTTACAACGATGGTGCGCTGCCCGATGGACATTGGATGAGTGACCTTACTGACATGAAGCCCGAACTGCATGAACGTAAATGGGAAATCGACTCGCTTTGTTATCCTTTACGGTTGGCTTATCACTACTGGCAGGTGACGGGTGACACTTCGGTTTTCGGTGCTGAATGGCTGGAAGCCATCCGCAATATTTATATTACTTTTTGTCAGCAGCAGCGCAAAGAGGGTGCCGGTCCCTACAAATTTCAACGCAAGACGGAGCGTGCGCTCGATACGCTGAACAATGATGGTCTGGGTGCTCCTGTCCGTCCGGTGGGACTCATCGTGTCCTGCTTCCGCCCGTCGGACGATGCCACAACGCTTCAGTTCCTTGTACCTTCCAACTTTTTTGCTGTCACTTCCTTGCGTAAGGCTGCCGAGATTTTGGAAACAGTGAACAAGGAGACTGCTTTGGCTGCCGACTGCCGTGCCTTGGCCAATGAGGTGGAAATGGCTTTGAAACGTTATGCAACCTACAATCATCCTGAATTTGGTACCATTTATGCTTTCGAGGTTGATGGTTTCGGTAATCATTTGCTGATGGACGATGCCAATGTGCCCAGCTTGCTTGCCATGCCCTATTTGGGAGATGTAGACATCAATGACCCCATTTATCAGAATACCCGCCGTTTTGTGTGGAGCGACAGCAATCCTTATTTCTTCAGCGGCAAAGCCGGTGAGGGTATAGGCGGACCGCATATCGGCTATGATATGGTGTGGCCCATGAGCATTATGATGAAAGCTTTCACAAGCCAGGATGATGCGGAAATCAAAACTTGCATCAAGATGCTGATGGATACGGATGCCGGTACGGGCTTCATGCACGAGTCGTTCCATAAGGATGATGCAACCAACTTCACCCGCCCTTGGTTTGCTTGGCAGAACACCCTTTTCGGTGAGTTGATATTGAAGTTGGTTAATGAAGGAAAGGTGGATTTATTGAATAGCATTGATTAAGATATAGCATGAAGAACTTATATACATGGGTGGCTGCCCTCCTTTTTGTGACATTGGCAATTTCGGTTATGGCTTGTACTTCTGCCTCTTCTGCTGGTACGGTGACGGTGGTTGACCGGCCGAATATACATGCTGTCAATACTAATTAGGGACATTCATTAAATATTACAAAATTAGCCAACTAATTCATACACAAAGTATTGCGAATTAGTTGGCTTTTTTGTATCTTTAGGTATTCCCCCGAAAATAAGGTTTGACGGCCAAAACGGGGGAAATATCCAAACTAATAAGATATGGCAAAGATACAAAATATTTCAGAAATTCACCCTACTTTGGGTTTTACAGAATTTGATATTCTGGAAAAATACCGCAAGAGTTTTAATGAGAGTGAGCTTGGCAAGCTTCATTCGGTCTTTCCGTTTGAATGTATGGCAAAAGCCGCAGGCCTGTCGGACCGGCGCCTGGGACGCAGGAACATATTCAGTCCTTCCGCAAAGATCGCCCTTATGGTCCTGAAGGAATACACCGGATTCTCCGACAGGCAACTGGTGGAACATCTGAACGGGAACATACACTACCAGATTTTCTGTGGAATTATGATCCCCCCGTCCCTTCCCATAACCAACTTCAAGATAGTCAGTGCCATCCGTAATGAGATAGCATCCCGCCTTGACATTGATTCTTTCCAGGAGGTCCTGGCTTCACACTGGAAACCTTATCTTGATAACCTTCACGTCTGCATGACCGATGCCACATGCTATGAGAGCCACATGCGTTTTCCTACGGACATGAAACTTCTTTGGGAAAGCCTCGAATGGCTCTACAGGCATATATGCCGGCATTGCAGGGAGCTGGGCATAAGGCGTCCGCGCAACAAATACAGGAATGTGGAGGAATCCTATCTGTCCTACTGCAAGAAAAGAAAGAGGAGAGCTTCAAGGACAAGAATGCTTAAGCGCCGTATGATCAAGCTTCTTGAAAAGCTCCTCAGTCAAAGGGATGGGATCCATAGCGAGTACGGTGCTTTACTCCGATATACCCAGGATTACCATAAGCGTCTTTCCACCATCAGAAAGGTCCTTGTACAGGAAAAGGAAATGTTTGAAGGGCGGAAAGTCAGTGACCGTATCGTCAGCATTGACCGTCATTATGTACGTCCCATCGTCAGAGGCAAGGAAACCAAGTCCGTCGAGTTTGGTGCAAAGGTCAATAATATACAGATAGACGGCATATCGTTCATCGAACACCTATCGTTCAAGGCATTCAATGAGGGTATACGCTTGAAGGACTGTATCCGTATGCAGCAGAAGCTTATGAATGTAAGGGTAAGATGTGTGGCTACCGATTCCATATATGCCAATAATGCCAACAGAAAGTTCTGTACAAAATATGGGATATCCACATCCTTTGTGCGCAAGGGAAGGGCGGCCAAAGATGAGCCTTTGAGGAAGGTGCTTAGAAGCGAACTCTCAAAAGAAAGGGCCACACGGCTTGAAGGAAGCTTCGGCACTCAGAAGCAACATTACTCGCTCTCAAGGATAAAGGCCAGAAACAGGAAGACGGAAATACTGTGGATTTTCTTTGGAATACATACGGCAAATGCCATACTGATGATAGAAAAAATCAGAAACAAAACAGCTAAAGCAGCATGATATGATGTTACTCACAGAATCAGAAGAGGTCATCAGACTTCTTCCGGAACGTCATTTCCTGTCGGATAGAATTATGTGAGAAAGCACGGAAAAATGGCAATAAGAATGACATATGAAGTGGTCATGCCCTATCATCTTCATATGCCATCTTATTTTTTAGGGACATTTACTGAATATCCCTAATTATATGGGTTATCGTGCCCCGCTTCGGCCATTGAACTTTATAAAATTGCCAGTAGGCAGCATCCGTCCCGAGGGGTGGGTAAGGAAGTTTCTGGAGTTGCAGCGCGACGGCCTGACCGGACATTTAGGGGAAATCAGCGCTTGGTTGGAAAAGGATGACAATGCTTGGCTTACGACCGGTGGGGACCATGGTTGGGAGGAGGTTCCCTATTGGCTCAAAGGGTATAGCAGTTTGGCATATATTCTGAATGATCCGAAGATGATAGAAGAAACCAAATACTGGATCGAAGGCGTATTTGCCAGTCGCCAGCCGGACGGTTATTTCGGCCCGGTTAACGAACGCAATGGGAAACGCGAACTTTGGGCACAGATGATTATGCTTTGGTGCCTGCAATCTTATTACGAGTATTCTCAAGACCAGCGTGTCATAGACCTAATGACAAACTACTTTAAATGGCAGATGACGGTTCCCGACGACCGACTTCTGGAAGACTTTTGGGAGAATAGTCGTGGAGGTGATAATATCATCAGCATTTACTGGCTTTACAGCCATACGGGAGATGCTTTTTTGCTCGAATTGGCCGAAAAGATTCATCGCAACACTGCGGACTGGACTCAGTCGACCTCTTTGCCTAACTGGCACAACGTAAACATTGCCCAATGTTTCCGTGAGCCTGCCACTTATTATATGCAGACTGGTGATTCTGCTATGCTGAAAGCCTCTTATAATGTCCATCGACTGATTCGTCGTACTTTCGGGCAAGTGCCCGGTGGCATGTTCGGGGCAGATGAGAATGCCCGTTTGGGATATATTGATCCCCGCCAAGGGGTGGAAACCTGCGGGCTGGTTGAGCAGATGGCTTCCGATGAAATTATGCTTCGCATAACGGGCGACCCCTTATGGGCCGAGCATTGCGAAGAAGTGGCATTTAACTCTTATCCGGTTGCCGTGATGCCGGATTTTAAAGCGTTGCGTTACATCACTTGCCCGAACCATGTCGTCAGTGATTCCAAGAATCATCATCCGGGCATCGACAATCGCGGACCGTTTCTTTCGATGAATCCTTTCAGCAGTCGTTGCTGTCAGCACAATCATGCACAAGGCTGGCCCTACTTTGCCGAACATCTGGTTTTGGCAACTCCCGACAATGGAGTGGCAACGGCTCTTTATGCAGCTTGCAAAGCTGTGGTGAAAGTAGCTGATGGAAAGAAAATCACTTTGCATGAAGAAACGAATTATCCTTTTGAGGAAGACATCCGTTTTTCTGTCTCTACCGAGGGAAAAGTCGTCTTTCCGTTCTATTTCCGAATCCCTTCATGGACTCAAAAGGCGAAAGTATGCGTGAATGGTGAGGAAGTGGATGCGGTTCCCGTAGCAGGAAAGTATCTCTGCATTCATCGCGAGTGGTCGGATGGAGACCGTGTGGAATTGACGTTTCCGATGTCTTTGTCCATGCGCACCTGGCAGGTCAATAAAAACAGCGTAAGTGTGGATTACGGTCCTCTCACGCTCTCTCTTAAGATTGCAGAGAAATATGTAGAGAAGGACAGCCGCGAAACGGCCATCGGTGATTCTAAATGGCAGAAAGATGCTGACTCTCAAAAATGGCCCACTACTGAGATATATCCCGGCAGCCCGTGGAATTATTCGCTGGTGTTGGACAAGACAGAACCTTTGAAGCACTTCGAGGTGATCCGTAAATCATGGCCAGCCGACGACTACCCTTTTACAGTGGCCAATGTACCTTTGGAGGTGAAGGCTGTCGGTCGGTTGGTTCCCGAATGGAAAATAGATGAAACCGGGTTGTGTGGTGTGTTGCCCGAAGAGGATGCAGTGAGAGGCGATAAAGAAGAAATCACACTCATCCCTATGGGAGCTGCGCGGTTAAGGATATCTGCGTTCCCGAATACAAGAGAATAAATTGATGAATGATGCGAATAGGAGTGAAGTACAGACACTTTTAACTCTTGATTTGCATAAATAGAAAACTTAAAATAAAATGAAACGTATTGCTTTTTTGGATTACGTGCGCGTGTTTGCGTGCTTCTTGGTCATGTTGGTTCATGCCAGCGAGAATTTTTATGGAGCTGCCGGCTCTACAGATATGGTAGGACCGCAGTCTTTCCTTCAGAATGAGGCCGATAGGTTGTGGGTATCAGTTTATGATGGCTTCTCTCGTATGTCTGTACCTCTGTTCATGATTGTTTCGGCTTACCTGCTTGCACCGATGAAGAAAGGACAGAGCTGTTGGCAGTTTTACCGCAAACGTTTCCTGCGAATCATGCCGCCGTTCGTCTTTTTCATGGTACTATATAGCACGTTGCCCATGTTGTGGGGACAGATAGACGGCGAACAATCTCTGAACGACCTTTCACGTATCTGGCTGAACTTTCCTGCGCTTGCCGGGCACTTCTGGTTTATGTATCCGTTGATAAGTCTTTATCTGTTCATTCCGGTCATCTCACCGTGGCTGGAGAAGGTTTCGGCCAAAGAAGAACGTTTCTTCATCGGACTGTTTCTGATTTCTACTTGTATACCTTTCCTCAACCGTTGGTTTGGTGAAGTATGGGGACAGTGTTTCTGGAACGAATATCACATGTTATGGTATTTTTCGGGTTATTTAGGTTATCTTGTGCTGGCACATTATATCCGCGTGCATCTTACTTGGGGGCGCTCCTTGCGTCTGCGGGTCGGTTTCCTGCTTATGCTGGTCGGCGCGGCGGCTATCATATGGTCGTTCTATGTCCAGGCTGTTCCGGGAGTGGTGCATTCTACACCGGTCATTGAGGTGGGATGGGCTTTCTGTACCCTTAATTGCGTGGCGTTGACGGCAGGCACATTTTTGTTGTTCGGCTGTATCAGCATTCCGCAGCCTCCGCGCATCATTGCCGAAATGTCTAAACTCAGCTACGGCATGTTCCTTATGCACATTTTCTGGCTTGGCTTGTGGGTATCGGTGTTTAAGTCTACATTGGGATTACCCACTGTGGCTGCCATTCCGGTAATAGCGGTATGTACATTTATCAGTTGTTTCGTGGTAACCAAGCTCATCTCGTTGATACCGGGCAGTAAGTGGATTATCGGGTAAGCTCCTTGCGTTCGCTTTCCCGTTGAAGGCTTGGGAGCTGTCAATTGCCTGCTGCTAACTTCACTGTAGTAGGGGGGGATCATCAGTGCAAAATGGCTGCATTTTTTGCACTGATCATCTGTTGATTCATAAATGGTTATGCTAAGAGGGAAGGAAGTATAATCAAGGACAGATGCGTAATTGATAAGAAAATACCGGAACACCTATGAGGTGCGGTAGTGCGAAGGAAAGAGGTCTTACCGAAAAAGACGATGAATAGAAAGGTTGAGGAAGAAGGTGAAGGCGGTGGAGGATGAAAATACTCTCTCTTTAGCTGAAAAGCTGTGTATTCTGCTTGAAAACGTGTACTTTTGCAGATTATATGAATGAATGGCAGAATATGAACAAATCCGAAAAGCGAGTATTGGTGGGAATGAGCGGAGGTATAGACAGTACCGCCACTTGCCTGATGTTGAGGGAACAGGGCTATGAGATAGTCGGTCTCACCATGTGGGTGTGGGGAAACGAACCGGCGGAAGCCCGCAACCTTGCCGACAGTATGGGAATTGAACACCATGTGGCAGATGAGCGTGAGGCTTTCCGGCAGATTATCGTTCAGAACTTTATCGATGAATACCGGCAGGGGCGTACCCCCAATCCTTGTGTGATGTGCAATCCTCTGTTCAAGTTCCGCATTCTAACGGAGTGGGCGGATAAATTGAATTGCCGGTATATTGCTACCGGGCACTATACCCGTCTGGAAGAGCAGAATAGGAAAATATATATAGTTGCCGGGGATGACGATAAGAAAGACCAGTCTTATTTCCTTTGGCGCTTGGGGCAGGATGTCTTGCGACGTTGTCTTTTCCCGTTGGGAACCTATACCAAGATGCAAGTGCGCGATTATCTGAGGGATAAAGGCTATGCACCGAAAGCCGAGGAAGGAGAGAGCATGGAAGTATGCTTCATAAAAGGAGATTATCGGGACTTCCTGCGTGAGCATTCGCCGGAGATAGACAATGAAGTAGGCCCGGGATGGTTTGTCAATTCGGAAGGAGTGAAGCTGGGAGAGCATAAGGGCTTTCCTTACTATACCATCGGGCAACGGAAAGGACTTGAAATCGCATTGGGAAAACCAGCTTATGTGCTGAAAATAAATCCGCAGAAGAATACCGTAATGTTGGGAGATGCCGAGCAGCTCAAAGCGGAATATATGCTTGCGGAACAGGATAATCTGATTGATGAGGGGGAAGTTTTTGGAAGCGGGGAACTGACGGTTCGCATCCGCTATCGGAGCAAACCGATACCTTGTTCGGTAAAGCGTCTGGAAGACGGGCGATTGCTGGTGCATTTTGAGACGGAAGCATCTGCCATTGCACCCGGACAATCAGCTGTATTCTATATTGGAAAAAGGGTGGTAGGCGGTTCGTTCATTGCTTCACAACGTGGTATCGGCATGTATATTTAAAAATTAAAAACTGAAATTTGAAAATAAAAAGAGATTAATGGGGAAGAGATTGATTATTCTTTCAGCTTTAGTGTTGTTTCTGGCAAGTGCGTCGGCACAGCAAGATACGTTGAAATACCGTATTAGTTTAAGAGACAAGGCAGCTACCGTTTATTCATTGGAGCATCCTGAACAGTTCCTTTCGGAGAAAGCCATTGCAAGACGTCAAAAACAGAACCTGGCGGTTGATTCCACCGACCTGCCGGTTTGCCGTCAGTATATTGATGAAATACGCAGACAAGGAGTGAATATTGTAGTTGTAGGGAAATGGGAAAATTTTGTTACGGTTTCCTGCAATGATTCCGTTTTGATAGAACATATTGCCGCATTGCCGTTTGTACGCGCTACGGAGAAAGTATGGACTGCTCCGAAAATGAATGAAGGAATGGGGGATGCAATGCGCGATTCTGTAATCAATGAGCCGAAGATATATACAGACAGTATTTACGGTCCTGCTCTCACTCAAATTCAGTTGAGCAATGGAGATAAGTTGCATGATGCCGGATTCAGGGGGCAGGGAATGACGATTGCCGTGATTGATGCCGGATTTCATAATCTGGATAAGATAACGGCTATGCGGAATATCCGTGTCTTGGGCATGAAAGATTTTGTCAATCCTCAGGCGGATTTATTTGCGGCAAGCAGTCATGGACTGAGTGTGCTTTCCTGCATTGGAATGAATCAGCCGGGAATTATGACAGGTACTGCACCGGAAGCTTCCTTTTGGCTGTTCCGCAGTGAGGATGAGGCTTCCGAACACTTGGTGGAACAGGATTATTGGGCTGCTGCCGTAGAGTTTGCCGACAGTGTGGGAGTTGATGTGCTTAATACTTCTTTGGGGTATTATGCGTTCGATGACAAATCGAAAAATTACAAATATCGTGATTTGGACGGACATCATGCCTTGATGTCGCGTCAAGCCTCGCATATAGCTGATAAGGGTATGGTACTGGTGTGCAGTGCCGGTAATTCGGGAATGGGGTCTTGGAAAAAAATAACCCCGCCGGGAGATGCTGATAATGTGTTGACGGTAGGCGCTATCAACAAACAGGCGGTGTTGGCGCCATTTTCCTCTATCGGCAACACGGCTGATAACCGGATTAAACCGGATGTTGTAGCTGTGGGCGAAGGAGCGGATGTGATTCGCA
This window contains:
- a CDS encoding acyltransferase yields the protein MKRIAFLDYVRVFACFLVMLVHASENFYGAAGSTDMVGPQSFLQNEADRLWVSVYDGFSRMSVPLFMIVSAYLLAPMKKGQSCWQFYRKRFLRIMPPFVFFMVLYSTLPMLWGQIDGEQSLNDLSRIWLNFPALAGHFWFMYPLISLYLFIPVISPWLEKVSAKEERFFIGLFLISTCIPFLNRWFGEVWGQCFWNEYHMLWYFSGYLGYLVLAHYIRVHLTWGRSLRLRVGFLLMLVGAAAIIWSFYVQAVPGVVHSTPVIEVGWAFCTLNCVALTAGTFLLFGCISIPQPPRIIAEMSKLSYGMFLMHIFWLGLWVSVFKSTLGLPTVAAIPVIAVCTFISCFVVTKLISLIPGSKWIIG
- the mnmA gene encoding tRNA 2-thiouridine(34) synthase MnmA, whose protein sequence is MNKSEKRVLVGMSGGIDSTATCLMLREQGYEIVGLTMWVWGNEPAEARNLADSMGIEHHVADEREAFRQIIVQNFIDEYRQGRTPNPCVMCNPLFKFRILTEWADKLNCRYIATGHYTRLEEQNRKIYIVAGDDDKKDQSYFLWRLGQDVLRRCLFPLGTYTKMQVRDYLRDKGYAPKAEEGESMEVCFIKGDYRDFLREHSPEIDNEVGPGWFVNSEGVKLGEHKGFPYYTIGQRKGLEIALGKPAYVLKINPQKNTVMLGDAEQLKAEYMLAEQDNLIDEGEVFGSGELTVRIRYRSKPIPCSVKRLEDGRLLVHFETEASAIAPGQSAVFYIGKRVVGGSFIASQRGIGMYI
- a CDS encoding S8 family peptidase; the encoded protein is MGKRLIILSALVLFLASASAQQDTLKYRISLRDKAATVYSLEHPEQFLSEKAIARRQKQNLAVDSTDLPVCRQYIDEIRRQGVNIVVVGKWENFVTVSCNDSVLIEHIAALPFVRATEKVWTAPKMNEGMGDAMRDSVINEPKIYTDSIYGPALTQIQLSNGDKLHDAGFRGQGMTIAVIDAGFHNLDKITAMRNIRVLGMKDFVNPQADLFAASSHGLSVLSCIGMNQPGIMTGTAPEASFWLFRSEDEASEHLVEQDYWAAAVEFADSVGVDVLNTSLGYYAFDDKSKNYKYRDLDGHHALMSRQASHIADKGMVLVCSAGNSGMGSWKKITPPGDADNVLTVGAINKQAVLAPFSSIGNTADNRIKPDVVAVGEGADVIRTDGNQGKANGTSFSSPVMCGMVACLWQACPRLTAKELLELVRASGDRADYPDNIYGYGVPDMWKAYNSYKLKMK